A section of the Oryza sativa Japonica Group chromosome 1, ASM3414082v1 genome encodes:
- the LOC4327719 gene encoding protein SENESCENCE-ASSOCIATED GENE 21, mitochondrial, translating to MALALSTSAAAAAAAAARALAARVTTTRGYAASAASSAMRRAAAAVEGKGAAGMTQAKDGSSSSAAREVSWVPDPVTGHYRPSNFAGGADAADLRAAHLARSYARA from the coding sequence ATGGCTCTCGCTCTCTCcacctctgctgctgctgccgctgccgccgcggcgcgggcgCTCGCGGCGagggtgacgacgacgaggggttacgccgcgtcggcggcgtcgtcggcgatgaggcgggcggcggcggcggtggaagggAAGGGCGCTGCGGGGATGACGCAGGCGAAGgacgggtcgtcgtcgtcggcggcgagggaggtgtCGTGGGTGCCCGACCCCGTGACGGGCCACTACCGGCCCTCCaacttcgccggcggcgccgacgccgccgacctccgcgcCGCCCACCTCGCCCGCAGCTACGCCCGCGCGTGA